The Rhinoraja longicauda isolate Sanriku21f unplaced genomic scaffold, sRhiLon1.1 Scf002233, whole genome shotgun sequence region gcgtgcgtgtgtggatgcatgtatgtgtgtacgtgtatgtATGCGcgggtgtatatgtgtgtgcatgcatgcgcaTGTGCGTGTTTCTccgtgtgtgtatgcatgcgtgTATATGTGGGATgtgtatatcatatatatatatacagcgcggaaacaggccttttcggcccaccaagtccgcgccgcccagcgatccccgcacactaacactatcctacacccactagggacaattttttacatttaccctgtcaattaacctacattcctgtacgtctttggagtgtgggaggaaaccgaagatctcggagaaaacccacgcaggttacggggaggacgtacaaactccttacagtgcagcacccgtagtcaggatcgaacctgagtctccggcgctgcattcgctgtaaagcagcaactctaccgctgtgctaccgtgccgccctatgtgtgtatgtatatttgCGTGTATGaatgtttcaggacatatgacaataaaccctcTTGAGCTCCATGGAAATCATCAAACTCGTGCACACTAATCCTATTTGATTCTTCTCTCATTCCCATCAACCCTCCACAGCCTCTCCAGTTTGTATCGCTCTCCTACCCACCAGGGGGgggtgtatgtatgtgtacatgtatgtatgcATGCGCGTGTATGCATATGTATGCATGCGcatgtacgtgtgtgtatgtgtacatgtatgCATGCGTGTAtaggtatatgtatgtgtgtatgcgttCGCgtgtacgtgtatatatatacgtgtgtgtgtacatgtgtatgtgtgtctatgcatgtgtgtatgtatgtatatacatatgtgtatttatgtttcaggacatttgacagcaaAATCCTCTTGAGTGTTGAGCTCCATAGAAATCATCAAACTCTCATGCACACTAATCCTATTTGATTCTTCCCTCATTCCCATCAACCCTCCACAGTCTCTCCAGTTTGTATCGCTCTCCTACCCACCAGGACCAATTTACAGTTGCCAATAAATCCACATGTCATGGTGATGAGGGAGTTTAGCAGTATATCGGGGTAACCCTTATTTGTaaacagtaaggcagcagctttactagcaGACCTGTGAAAGATGTAATGGAAGTACCACTTATTTAATTGCCAGACTGTTAGTACTGATTTCTTCCCTCATCCCAatgatgggttaattggccgctgtaaattgtcggTAGTGGGTAATGTTTTCCCGACTGAATGAACGTATTTACTATTCTGCACTCTAGGTGGTGCATATGGACTACGGCATGAAGGGGAAGAATCCCATTAACAAGATGCGGTTCTACTGCAAGAATAACCCCAACGTGGCCATCAAAATCAGCAAAGACCAGGTACGTTTTCCAGGCCCGAGGTGGAAACACATCCTTTTTCTGAAGCTGCACGTAAACATGTCTCCCTCGAGCCGTGCACGGACCAACACGGGGTATAAATTAatgtttggttttagagatacagtgttgcaacaggtcctttggcccatcgagtccacactgaccacctattaccgaggttgtgtgagtgggcggatgcatggcagatgcagtttaatgtggataagtgtgaggttatccactttggttgtaagaataggaaggcagattattatctgaatggtgtcaagttaggaaaaggggacgtacaacgagatctgggtgtcctagtgcatcagtcactgaaagtaagcatgaaggatgagaggggatcttattgaaacatataagattattaaggggttggacatgttagaggcaggaaacatataagattattaaggggttggacatgttagaggcaggaaacatgttcccaatattgggggagtccagaaacagtttaagaataaggggatggccatttagaaaggagatgaggaaaaaccttttcagtcagagagttgtaaatctgtggaattctctgcatcagaaggcagtggaggccaattctctgaatgctttcaagagacagctagatagagctcttaaggatagcggagtcaggggttatggggagaaggccggaacggggtactgattgagaatgatcagccatgatcacattgaatggtggtgctggctcgaagggccgaatggcctactcctgcacctattgtctattgtctacccgtttgatgtcctacacactatgggtaatttatggaagccaattatcctacaaacccccatggctttggagtgtgggaggacacgggagctcccagagaaaacccacgtggtcacagggagaacgtgcaaactccacacagacagcacccctggtcaggatcgaacccgggtctctggtgctgtaaggcaacaattcaacCGCTACGACACTGTGCCACTCAAAACTGACTGTGTTGCTCCGACGCTGCCAAGGGTGTCTTGCCCTTTGCTTTGGGTTTGTTTCCCGTGGTCAAGGTCTAAGCTGGAATCCAACTATCACCTTGGTGTGACTTGGAACTGGACCTTGCTCCAATGGGTTAGAGGCCTGTTATGATCTGGTTGTCTTTGCAGGAAAGGTTAGAGAGGCTAGACTTGTATCTACTGGAGCTGAGAGCGAGAGGAAACTCTACAGAAACTAGAAGAGtctcgtctcgaaacgtcacacatccatgatctccagagatgttgcctgacccgctgagttactccagtactttgtgtccctcTGAAACTCTTAAGAGCCTGCATGGGATTGGCAGAATTCTTTtgggagaatctagaattagGTTTCCTTGTATAAATCTTATCTTCAAGGATATTAATATAAAATCGTCACCTGGTCATAGTTGACATGAGAGCAGAGGGgtgtagatagatacttgataagtTAAATTGTGGATCTGGAGTTACAACAAATCAGCCACAATCTTATTAAGTTGTGCAGATGGTGTGAGAGGATGAGTGGCCATCTCCACTGCTAGCACCGGTGGTTGTGGGTTGTTGGGAAGACCCGGCAGGAGGATTGCTCTGcaccagcctggggcttgcctgggtcgggcaaatggcgccaaaatatggtaactcgtgcatgtgtgatctatgcaaaaataactttactgtgcagtgcacatgtgacaataaagcaccattgatctCTCTCATTGATCGCACCATTGATGCTGCACATCCAGGTATCTCACATGCTTCCAGTGAGGTTTACAGAGCAGCTGATCCAGGTCTACTGCAAGAAGACTGACAACAAGAGTGTGCAGGCCGCCCAGAAGCTTTTTGTCCAGTGGTGTATTAACAGTAACTTTTCCAAACCAAAGGTAGGATGATGCTACCATTTACAGTAACAGTTTCTGCATCTTTCCTTGGCTATGTTGTACTCCTGGGACATTAcggcacaggaacaagccttttggcccactgtgtctgtgccgaacatgatgccaatttaaactaatcccatctgcctgcacgtgatccatttcccgacccatatgcctccattccttAGATTacatttgagtctatctttggtgtaaaccagcatctgcatttctttatttCTGCATTCCCTCCATTACTtgtctgttcatgtgcctgtctcaaTGCCACTGAAACGTCACTATCAAATCCGCTTCCACCAGTAACGTTGTTGATAGGAATCAGCTCCTCGTTGTCTTTATACAAGAATCATAAAATCGTTAGAGATCACAGATCCGTCAAGTCTGTGCTGTCCTAATAACGTAATAAACGACAAATATTCTGTTGGAGGAACATGtaaaggtgacttttcgggtcagggcccgtCTTCAAAATGTGCTTATCCATGtcttcctgaggtgctgcctgactcacaagattccagcctctgcagttccttgtgtctaggttGGATTGGACCATGGTTGATGGATGACATGGGCGTGGGTTTTAATGATGTGTGACAGGAAAGGAAGTTTTTCTCTTTcaagaaaaggagacaaagtgctggagtaactcagagggtcaggcagcatctctgtagaacatgtgtcggcgatgttttgggtcagggcccttctttgtacattggggggggggggggggagagaggagggacaggatacagcgcaggtaataggtggacatagGCGAGGGGGGTATTTGATAGGCTTATGCTTGGAGCAAAGGCCAGAGAATACAACAGAAGGTGTGatacagaaggattgaagagttgcgaattgtgaagctagaggaaggaatatgagaggaagtggagaggagtggagaaataggtgcgagttcaggaagggcacaggggagggggtgaggggaagaaaCGGAGGAGtggtgtgtgggggagaaaggaaggagcgggaggttgttagaggttacctaaaattggagaattcaatgtttcaaCCATCTTCCTGTGAGACCTCCccatcacctgtgttcacctattacctgctatgTTTTGTCCTGCCTTTCTTCTCACGGCTTTCTTCCTTCCCCgccccccactctccactccccacaatcagtatgaagatgggtcctgaaccaaaacattacctatccatgtactcccgagatgctgcctgacccgctgaattactctggcactttgggtccttttgtaaatcagcatctgtagttccttttttcATACATTTTGGAAGTTTTTCTCTAACCCTTTAACGTATGAATTTTAAATAGACTGATAATGATTTTCCAATCCCACCTACATGGTGATGAACCAGTGTATGTTTGTTCCTACCTACAGGATGGGGATATTGTTGCCCCTGAGCTGACACCACTAAAGTCTGAATGGAAAAGCAGCAATAGTGACAGCGATGACTCCAATCCCAGAGATAAGCTTCAGTCTTACCGTCAGGCAAACAGCCATAAGTCCAAAACGCAGCTTTTTCAGTAGGAAAAGTGGGACTTTTCTGTGAATCCTGGATCTTTATTCTCCCCGCAGTCCCTGTGATGGTATAATCTTCTAGCTTCCTTGGTTCTTTTCCAATTAGCAGTTTCCCAAATTCTTGCTTGAATGGAGAAAAGCAATCTTCATGCAAAGAAATCCAAGCCTAAATGACTTGGTCGGTGGAGAAGAATGGATTAGTTTTTTGAAACTAAGAGTTCTTGAATGTTGCCTTTTTTTGCCAATCGGCACCTGACCTCAAGCTTGAAGCCACGTAGCTGGATTTATCTGAAAGATCTTCCACATAAATGTTGGAAGAATGCGAATTGTGTTCACACTAAAGGATGAAGCTTTATTTTACCCAACCGATTGCAATGACTCTGGATACCTCTGGCCAAATGGCAACTCAAACACAGGAACACATGTCTGTGTTACATCGAGGCAATGGGCTTTGACTGTTTCCACATAGGATCACTATGCCCAGTGATTCCTGCTTACAGGAATAATGCCTTTACAGGCTGGGAAGGAACACAAGTCACCGTTTTGCCTTTATATCATGGAAAAAAAGTTGTGCAAATGTGATGGACATAGCTGTTTGTAACTATCCACGTTATTGCTTCGTGGGAATATAGTTGGTACCATGAATGTTATGCTGTTTAAAATATTATTACTTCAGTCCATAATTTAACATCCAGGCACCTCGCATTTTATGTGGGGAATATGTGTTTGAAAAGCAGCGCGTAATTCAAAAACACGTAAATGAAACGTATACTGGACTATATGGTCAGCGGTAAAGCTGAGGTGCATAATTCCAAAAATATCAGTGTGTAAATCAAGCTTTGGTAATAACGAAACTAGCACGTTATTTCAAAAACCCATAAATCAAACATGCTTAAAGCGTGAGGTGCCTGTATATTAATGCAAACTTAAAACATTATTCAACTCAACAGAAATGTTGGGGGAAATCACATTTGTCTACAGTGCAGGATAAAGACCCAAATAGAGAGAAGCTGATTGCAGTGGGGTTTCCCCAGTATAGTAGACTTGCTGCTGCCTCATACTTGAATGTTGCTGTGGGAGACTGTGGGACCAGTCATGGTGGTCCAGATCCTAGCATTAGACACCTCTCTACTCCGGCAGGTCTTGTCACTATTGTCCATTTGAATCAcactgtcaatagtcaatagtcgtttatttgtcacatacacataaatgtgtagtgaaatgaaaaattacccgcagttcaacaataagaccaataagaataatcaataaaaatgcaataacacctacaaccataaactaacaccaaacaaaagaaacatccatcacagtgagtctcctccagtcaccacctcactgtgatggaaggccagaatgtctttttttctcccctgccgtcttctcccacggtcaggctgttgaagttgccacgtcggggctcccgttattgaagcccccgcggggcggagaaaatcccacggcctattccaggccgcggcggacggtgaaaggtccgtggcgggccgacccaagccccgcgattcggggcaggcgaagacactgtcgctgccggagctcccgatgtcggcccccacccagtgggctgCGGGCtttcgacgtccacgcggcccgataGAATCATGGTTTGATCAAACAATCACTCTCAGGGCTCCATTTTGCGATGCCACTTTTTAATGATGATAGGTGTGAGGACCTACTTTTAGCATAACTTGTGGTGTACTCAGGGCATTTTTTTAATATGCTGGTTTTGCAATAAAGAAGTCAGTGCACTAAACATATTTTATGCAAATTGTTTGACCCTAAGTGAGGGATTGAAAGTTGTAAGATTTTTAAAGCATTGCTTTTATAAAATTTAAACCTGTTGAAAATTGAACTAAATTTATTTTTCTCCTCAAACCTTTGGTTTTAATCCAAGCTGATAGTTGGAACAAGAT contains the following coding sequences:
- the LOC144591838 gene encoding deoxynucleoside triphosphate triphosphohydrolase SAMHD1-like, with translation MDYGMKGKNPINKMRFYCKNNPNVAIKISKDQVSHMLPVRFTEQLIQVYCKKTDNKSVQAAQKLFVQWCINSNFSKPKDGDIVAPELTPLKSEWKSSNSDSDDSNPRDKLQSYRQANSHKSKTQLFQ